A DNA window from Coffea arabica cultivar ET-39 chromosome 6c, Coffea Arabica ET-39 HiFi, whole genome shotgun sequence contains the following coding sequences:
- the LOC113693960 gene encoding serine/arginine-rich SC35-like splicing factor SCL30A isoform X1, with amino-acid sequence MRGRSYSYSPSPPRGYSRRYRSPSPRGRYGGRGRDLPTSLLVRNLRRDCRPEDLRGPFGEFGLLKDVYLPRDYYTGEPRGFGFVQYVDPADAAEAKYQMDGQVLRGRELTVVFAEENRKKPSEMRARERYRGRSYDRRRSPPRYSRSPFSSRTYSRTPDYYSPSPQRRYYSRSISPRDRRYRKRSYSRSPYGSRSRSWSRSRSLDSEGYSM; translated from the exons ATGAGGGGTAGAAGTTATAGTTACAGTCCTTCCCCTCCAAGGGGTTACAGCAGGAGATACCGGAGCCCTAGCCCAAGAGGTCGCTATGGAGGTCGTGGGAGAGATCTTCCTACTAGTCTCTTGGTCCGTAATCTTCGCCGTGACTGTAG GCCTGAAGATCTTCGTGGGCCATTTGGGGAATTTGGTCTCTTGAAGGACGTTTATCTGCCTCGTGATTACTATACAGG GGAGCCAAGGGGTTTTGGTTTTGTGCAATATGTAGACCCTGCTGATGCAGCTGAAGCCAAATATCAGATGGATGGCCAGGTTCTTCGTGGGCGTGAGCTAACTGTTGTGTTTGCTGAGGAAAACCGGAAAAAACCATCAGAAATGAGGGCTAGAGAACGTTACAG GGGTCGGTCTTATGATAGGAGGCGGTCACCACCTCGTTATTCTcgatcaccattttcttctcggACCTATTCCCGTACTCCTGATTATTATTCACCATCTCCTCAACGAAGGTATTATTCGAG GTCCATTTCTCCTCGAGATCGGAGGTACAGGAAAAGGTCTTACTCAAGGTCTCCTTATGGCTCAAGGAGCCGGAGTTGGAGTCGGAGCCGGAGCCTGGATTCTGAAGGTTACTCGATGTAA
- the LOC113693960 gene encoding serine/arginine-rich SC35-like splicing factor SCL33 isoform X2: MRGRSYSYSPSPPRGYSRRYRSPSPRGRYGGRGRDLPTSLLVRNLRRDCRPEDLRGPFGEFGLLKDVYLPRDYYTGEPRGFGFVQYVDPADAAEAKYQMDGQVLRGRELTVVFAEENRKKPSEMRARERYRGRSYDRRRSPPRYSRSPFSSRTYSRTPDYYSPSPQRRSISPRDRRYRKRSYSRSPYGSRSRSWSRSRSLDSEGYSM; the protein is encoded by the exons ATGAGGGGTAGAAGTTATAGTTACAGTCCTTCCCCTCCAAGGGGTTACAGCAGGAGATACCGGAGCCCTAGCCCAAGAGGTCGCTATGGAGGTCGTGGGAGAGATCTTCCTACTAGTCTCTTGGTCCGTAATCTTCGCCGTGACTGTAG GCCTGAAGATCTTCGTGGGCCATTTGGGGAATTTGGTCTCTTGAAGGACGTTTATCTGCCTCGTGATTACTATACAGG GGAGCCAAGGGGTTTTGGTTTTGTGCAATATGTAGACCCTGCTGATGCAGCTGAAGCCAAATATCAGATGGATGGCCAGGTTCTTCGTGGGCGTGAGCTAACTGTTGTGTTTGCTGAGGAAAACCGGAAAAAACCATCAGAAATGAGGGCTAGAGAACGTTACAG GGGTCGGTCTTATGATAGGAGGCGGTCACCACCTCGTTATTCTcgatcaccattttcttctcggACCTATTCCCGTACTCCTGATTATTATTCACCATCTCCTCAACGAAG GTCCATTTCTCCTCGAGATCGGAGGTACAGGAAAAGGTCTTACTCAAGGTCTCCTTATGGCTCAAGGAGCCGGAGTTGGAGTCGGAGCCGGAGCCTGGATTCTGAAGGTTACTCGATGTAA